A section of the Catenulispora sp. MAP5-51 genome encodes:
- a CDS encoding TetR/AcrR family transcriptional regulator, whose protein sequence is MAVKARERLLATAEELFYAEGIRAVGVERILSDSGVGRASFYRHFAGKDELVVAVLSGRDERWRDWLRTAVEAYGLPPADRPPAVFDALAERFAADDFRGCAFINTMVEAADRDSAAHQVAAAHKSAVTEYLDGLLADAGRADHEELAPELMLLVDGAIVTAVREGDPEPAMRAKRIAEALLARQPDPRDAVRRRLRVVTGGMR, encoded by the coding sequence ATGGCAGTGAAAGCCCGGGAACGTCTGCTGGCCACGGCGGAAGAGCTCTTCTACGCGGAGGGCATCCGCGCGGTGGGCGTGGAGCGCATCCTGTCGGACTCCGGCGTGGGCCGGGCCTCCTTCTACCGGCACTTCGCCGGCAAGGACGAGCTCGTGGTCGCGGTGCTGTCCGGCAGGGACGAGCGCTGGCGGGACTGGCTGCGCACGGCGGTCGAGGCCTACGGCCTGCCCCCGGCCGACCGGCCGCCGGCGGTCTTCGACGCCCTGGCCGAACGCTTCGCGGCCGACGACTTCCGCGGCTGCGCCTTCATCAACACCATGGTCGAGGCCGCCGACCGCGACAGCGCGGCGCACCAGGTCGCCGCCGCGCACAAGAGCGCGGTCACCGAGTATTTGGACGGGCTCCTGGCCGACGCCGGCCGCGCGGACCACGAGGAACTGGCGCCGGAGCTGATGCTGCTGGTCGACGGCGCGATCGTGACGGCGGTGCGCGAGGGCGACCCGGAGCCGGCGATGCGGGCCAAGCGGATCGCCGAGGCGTTGCTGGCGCGGCAGCCGGATCCGCGGGATGCGGTGCGGCGGCGGCTGCGGGTGGTGACCGGCGGGATGCGGTAG
- a CDS encoding carboxymuconolactone decarboxylase family protein, whose translation MPRIATVTPETADTEQRDLLDATRRQLGRVPNLYATLVHSPAALRGYLALRDSLSDGVLTPRQREQLALLTAQENDCDYCVAAHTMRGERLLKMTPEELRETRLGRDADPHTAAILRVAAELVEQRGRVDDAVLTQARAAGVTDAELAETVAHVALNTLSNHFNHLARPDLDFPAAPALKESH comes from the coding sequence ATGCCAAGGATCGCCACGGTCACGCCCGAGACGGCGGACACCGAACAGCGGGACCTGCTGGACGCCACCAGGCGCCAGCTCGGACGAGTTCCCAACCTCTACGCCACGCTGGTGCACAGCCCCGCCGCCCTGCGCGGCTACCTGGCCCTGCGCGACAGCCTGTCCGACGGCGTGCTCACCCCCCGCCAGCGCGAGCAGCTGGCCCTGCTCACCGCGCAGGAGAACGACTGCGACTACTGCGTCGCGGCCCACACCATGCGGGGCGAGCGCCTACTGAAGATGACCCCTGAGGAACTGCGCGAGACCCGCCTGGGCCGCGACGCCGACCCGCACACCGCCGCGATCCTGCGCGTCGCCGCCGAGCTCGTCGAGCAGCGCGGCCGGGTCGACGACGCCGTGCTGACTCAGGCCCGGGCCGCCGGCGTCACCGACGCCGAGCTCGCCGAGACCGTCGCGCACGTCGCCCTCAACACCCTGTCGAACCACTTCAACCACCTGGCGCGCCCGGACCTGGACTTCCCGGCCGCCCCCGCCCTGAAGGAGAGCCACTGA
- the metK gene encoding methionine adenosyltransferase codes for MSGTVRRLFTSESVTEGHPDKIADQISDAILDSLLKDDPKSRVAVETLLTTGQVHIAGEVTTTAYADIARLVRDTILAIGYDSSKKGFDGASCGVSVSIGSQSPDIAQGVDTAYESRVEGDNDELDRQGAGDQGLMFGYACTDTPELMPLPIALAHRLSHRLATVRKDGTVPYLRPDGKTQVTIEYDGHKAVRLDTVVLSTQHASDIDLDNLLTPDIREQVVAPEIAALELDTSDYRLLVNPTGRFEIGGPMGDAGLTGRKIIVDTYGGMARHGGGAFSGKDPSKVDRSAAYAMRWVAKNVVAAGLAERCEVQVAYAIGKAEPVGLFVETFGTGVVEDVKIQQALLSVFDLRPAAIIRDLDLLRPIYQQTAAYGHFGRDLPDFTWERTDRAEALKKAIG; via the coding sequence ATGTCAGGTACCGTCCGCCGCCTGTTCACCTCCGAATCGGTGACCGAGGGGCACCCCGACAAGATCGCCGACCAGATCAGCGACGCGATCCTCGATTCCCTGCTCAAGGACGACCCGAAGTCCCGGGTCGCCGTGGAGACCCTGCTCACGACCGGCCAGGTGCACATCGCCGGCGAGGTGACCACCACCGCGTACGCCGACATCGCGCGCCTGGTCCGCGACACGATCCTGGCCATCGGGTACGACTCGTCCAAGAAGGGCTTCGACGGCGCCTCCTGCGGCGTGTCGGTGTCCATCGGCTCGCAGTCGCCGGACATCGCCCAGGGCGTGGACACGGCTTACGAGTCCCGTGTCGAGGGCGACAACGACGAACTCGACCGCCAGGGCGCCGGCGACCAGGGCCTGATGTTCGGCTACGCCTGCACCGACACCCCCGAGCTGATGCCGCTGCCGATCGCGCTGGCGCACCGGCTCTCGCACCGGCTGGCCACGGTCCGCAAGGACGGCACCGTCCCCTACCTGCGCCCCGACGGCAAGACCCAGGTGACCATCGAGTACGACGGCCACAAGGCGGTCCGCCTGGACACCGTGGTCCTGTCCACCCAGCACGCCTCGGACATCGACCTGGACAACCTGCTCACCCCGGACATCCGCGAGCAGGTCGTGGCCCCGGAGATCGCCGCGCTGGAGCTGGACACCTCCGACTACCGGCTGCTGGTGAACCCCACCGGCCGCTTCGAGATCGGCGGCCCGATGGGCGACGCCGGCCTGACCGGCCGCAAGATCATCGTCGACACCTACGGCGGCATGGCCCGGCACGGCGGCGGCGCCTTCTCCGGCAAGGACCCGTCGAAGGTGGACCGCTCGGCGGCGTACGCGATGCGCTGGGTGGCCAAGAACGTGGTGGCCGCGGGCTTGGCCGAGCGCTGCGAGGTGCAGGTCGCCTACGCGATCGGCAAGGCCGAGCCGGTGGGGCTGTTCGTGGAGACCTTCGGGACCGGCGTGGTGGAGGACGTGAAGATCCAGCAGGCCCTGCTGAGCGTCTTCGACCTGCGCCCGGCCGCGATCATCCGCGACCTGGACCTGCTGCGGCCGATCTACCAGCAGACCGCCGCGTACGGGCACTTCGGGCGGGACCTGCCGGACTTCACGTGGGAGCGGACCGACCGGGCCGAGGCGCTGAAGAAGGCCATCGGCTAG